The sequence GCGGGGGCCATCACCGCCATCGTCGGGGCCAATGCCTGTGGCAAGTCAACGCTTCTCCGAAGTCTGGCCCGACTGCTCAGACCTTCGTCGGGACAGGTCATTCTGGATGGCCGATCGGTCTGGCAGATCCCCGGGCGCGAGCTTGCCCGCAAGCTCGGCTTGCTTCCGCAGTCGCCCATCGCACCGGACGGATTGACCGTCGCGGATCTGGTCGGTCACGGAAGATATCCGCACCAGCGCATGTTCTCGAGGTGGCGGCAAGAGGACGACAGGGCCGTTGCCGATGCGCTCGACGCGACCTCGACGGCGAACCTCGCGGATCGCGATATCGACACCCTGTCCGGCGGTCAGCGTCAACGGGTCTGGATCGCGATGGCGCTGGCGCAGGAAACCGACGTGCTGCTGCTCGATGAGCCGACGACCTTTCTCGACATCGCCCATCAGGTCGAGGTGCTGGACCTGCTGGTCGACCTCAACCGTCGCCGCGGCACCACCATCGCGATGGTGCTGCACGACCTGAACCTCGCCGCCCGCTACGCCGATCACCTCGTGGCGCTCCGCAATGGCCGGGTGCATGTGGCGGGCAAACCCGAGAGGGTTCTGACCGAAGCCATGGTGGCGGAGGTGTTCGGAATCCGAAGCCGCGTCATGGAAGATCCGACCTCGGGGAGGCCGATGATGCTACCGCTCGGGCGTCACGGCGAGCGTCTGGCACCGTCGCGCGGGGAGGAGTCGGCATGACCTTCCCCGCCGTGACATCCGCGACCTTCATGGGGCCTTTGCCCGCCGATCTGCCCGCGCGGGTCTGCAGCCGCGCACGGGAGGCCGATATCGACACCGCACGTTCCGGCAACACGATCACCCTCGAGCTGTCCCATGCACGTGCCCGGCTCGAGCCGTCACCGGACGGCCTGCGTGTCGAGTTGGCGGCGACCGACGTGAACACGCTTCAGTCGATCCGGGATTTCCTGTTGCACCTGATGGACCATGTGGCACCCGGCGCCGCACTGTCACGCGGGTGGAGCGACGGCACCACCAGGCGCCGCCGGCCCGCCAATTTCTGCACCGCGACCCTGCGCGGGGTCCGTCGGATCGCCCCGCGGTTCCTGCGGGTGGAGATGGCCTGCGCAGACACCGCCCGCCTTGCCGCGGGACGCGGGATGCATTTCGCCCTCCTGCTGCCGCCGGCGGGCCGCGTACCGGTGTGGCCGATGCTCGATGCCAGTGGCCGCACTGTGATGCCCGGCGGCGACGACACGCTGCATCGCGCGCCCTACACTTTCGTCGATCTGGATGCCGCAAGCGGGACGTTCAGCTTCGATGTGTTCGAGCATGACGGCGGACGGACGACGACATGGGCACGCACCGCGAAGCCGGGCGCCGTCGTGGGCCTTTCGGGACCGGGGAGCGGTGATTTCCCGCCGGGGCGCAACGTCCTGATGGCAGGGGACGAAACGGCGCTGCCGGCGATCCGCCGCATCCTGGCCGAGTCTCCGGCGGAGCGGCAGGGCACCGTGATCCTGGAGGTCGGGACGGAACAGGACATCACGCCCCTGCCCCGCCCGGAGGGTGTCGCGCTGTCATGGCTGGTCAGGGCGCGGGGCGAGACCCTTTGGGACAAGCTGTCGCTTGCGGACCCACCCGTCGGGCCGGACCGCTTCGTCTGGATCGCCGCCGAGAAGGAGCTGATCCGCAAGGCCAAGGCGCGGTTCTGCGGCGATCTCGGCGTTGGCCGCGCCGAGGGCTATTTCGCCTACTACTGGGAGCGCTGAAGCCCCGCCGACCGGGAACTCACCGTCGCGCGAGGCGTGCGTAGTGCCCCACGCCGTTGCTCAGCTGTTCGTGGCTGCCCGTCTCGACGATCCTGCCTTCGTGCATCACCGCGATCCGGTCGGCATTGCGGATGGTATCCAGCCGGTGCGCGATGATCAGCGTGGTCCGATCGCGCGAGAGGGCGTCCAGCGCCGTCTGGATCTGGTGTTCCGTCTGGGTATCCAGCGCGGATGTCGCTTCATCGAGAATGAGGATCGGCGGATTCTTGAGGAAGATGCGGGCAATCGCGACCCGCTGCTTCTGTCCGCCCGACAGGCTGACGCCACGCTCGCCCACCACGGTATCCAGACCCTCGGGAAGGTCCGCGATCATCTGGGCCAACTGCGCCTGTTCCGCTGCCTTGAGGATATCGGCCTCCGTGGCGTCAAGCCGTCCGTAGGCGATGTTTTCCCGCAGCGTGCCCCCGAACAGGAACACGTCCTGGCTCACGATACCGATCTGCCCCCGGAGGGAGTTCAGCGTGAGCCCGCGGACATCGATCCCGTCGATGGTGATCCGCCCCTCGCGCGGATCGTAGAACCGCGGGACGAGCGCAAGCAGCGTCGTCTTGCCGGCTCCGGACTGGCCGACAAAGGCCATCTTCTCGCCCGCGCCCACGGCAAGCGAGATGTCCTTGAGGATGGGCCGGCCCGCGCCATAGTCGAATTGGATGTTCTCGAACCGGACTTCACCCCGAAAGGCGGGCGCGACCGTGGCCCCGGGTGAATCGGCCACGTCGGGTTCCGTCGCCATCAGGTCGAGATATCGGCGAAAGCCCGCGATGCCCTTGGGATAGGTCTCGATCACCGCGGCGATCTTGTCCAGCGGGCGAAAGAACACCGTCACCAGCAGGAGGAACGCCACGAACCCGCCTGTCGTCAACGCCCCCTGCAGCACGAATGCCGCGCCGGCGACCATCACGACAACCTGGATCAGACGCATCCCCATGTAGTTGAGCGCCGATGACCCTGCCATCAGCTTGTACGCCGCGAGTTTCGTCTTGCGATAGCCGCTGTTGTCCCGGGCGAACAGCGTCGCCTCGTGGTCTTCGTTGGCAAAGGCCTGAACCACCCGGATACCGCCGATGTTCTCTTCCAGTCGTACGTTGAAGTCGGCGACGCGGGAATAGATCGACCGCCAGGTTCGCGTCATCCGCCCGCCGTAGACGGTCACGATGGCAACGCAGACCGGTACGATCACGGCCGTGATGAGCGCCAGTTCGACATTGATCGTCAGCATCAGGGCGAAGGCGCCCACGAAGGTCATGACCGCGATGAACAGGTCTTCGGGGCCGTGGTGGGCCACCTCCCCGATCTCTTCGAGGTCTCGCGTGACCCGCGCCACCAGTTTGCCGGTGCGGACCTTGTCGAAAAAGGAGAACGACAGGCGCTGGAGATGCGCGAAGGCACGCCGACGCATCTCCGTCTCGATGTTGATGCCGAGCATATGACCCCAGTAAATCACGACGGTCATCAGGACGGCATTCAGCAGGTAGATGAACAGCAGCCCCACCGCCGCCAGCAGCGTCATGCCCAGGTCACCGCGGGGCAACAGCACGTCGATGAACCCCTTGATCGCCAGTGGAAAGGCAAGCTCCAGCAGCCCGGATACCACGGCACACCCGAAGTCCAGCCAGAACAGCTTTTTCCAGGGGCGGTAATAATCGAAGAAGTTACTCAGCATCGGAAAAGCCCCGGCAGATGGCAAGACAATCAGGATCGGCACCAAGGAGATCGGGACCCGCCGGTTCGGGTTAATAATGTTGATGTTTTTTGTAAACTATATTTTCTGCCCCTTGCGGAACGGGCGCATTCGGGCCTGTCCCAAAAATTCCGGCAGGCACCCTGTTGACTTGCCGGGCCGCAGAAGACACGGTGCCCGGACATAACCAGGGGTGCTCCGTTCAGGGGCTGAGATGCGCAACCGCGCGAACCCTTCACAGCTGATCTGGATAATACCAGCGGAGCGAGGAGCCAGCATGTTCATAGGCGCGCAAGTGTCACTTTACCCCATGACGTCCGATTTCGTGGATGTCATCACCTCCGGGCTCGAGGCCCTGTCCCCCTACAGATCCGACCTGAAGATCGAGACCGACGACATGTCGACCTTGATGGTCGGCGCGCCGGAAACCTTGTTCGGCGCCATCCGCGACCTGTTTGCGGCGTCCGCCCGCAGGCCGGAACACGTGACGATGCACGTCACCCTGTCGCGCGGCTGTCCGGGAGAAGCGGACGATCCCGCCTGCCGGTGCGAGGTGCTGGAAAAGGCCCAGGACGAGAGCCTTGAAGAACGCAAGATCAAAGCGGCGGCGGCCGTCCGGTCCGCGCCGGAAACCGGTGTGGACATCGACCTGCAGTTCTCGCTCTATGTCATGGGCAGCGGCAACCACATGGAAGAGATCTATGGCTGCATCGACTTCCTGAGGTCGAGCGGCTGCTTCCACAAGACCAAGAATTTCTGCACGCGCTTGCGGGGCGACGCCGGCGCCGTGTTTGAAACCTTGCGGCAGGCGTTCCTGCGCTTCGGTCCGGCCGAGGGTCATGTCACCATCGACATGACCGCTTCTGCCAACAGCCCCAGCCTGACCTGATCCTCCACGGGTGCGCGGTGCAACCCCACGGGGATCGCGCCGCCGTCCGGTGAGCCATGGTGGTCTTGCGACATATCTTTCCGGCCGGCGTGCTGGCGGTGGCCTTCTTCGGGGGCTGGGAGGGCTACGTGGCTTTTGCGGGCCTGTCGCCGCTCGTGCTCCCGGCCCCCAGCGACGTGCTGAACGGCCTTGTCGTCGACCGGGCCGCCATATTCCGCCACGCGGCGGCGACCATCGGGGTGGCCGCCGTCGGCTTCAGCCTCTCCGTGATGATCGCCGCGCTCGTTTCTGGTGTCTTCCACTTCGTCGACTGGCTGCGGCGCGGGGCGATGCCGCTGCTGATTGCAAGCCAGACGGTGCCCATCGTGGCGCTCGCCCCGCTGATGGTGCTGTGGTTCGGGTTCGGTCTGCTGCCGAAGGTCTTGCTGGTGATCCTCGTCACCTTCTTTCCCATGGTGGTCAGCCTGATGGCCGGATACGCCACGCTGCCGCGCGCCTACGGGGATCAGCTTCGGTCCATGGGGGCGAGCCGTTGGCAGGTCTTTCGGCGCGCCGCGCTGCCTTCGGCGCGCGGACATTTCTTTGCGGGCCTCCGGATCTCGGCGACCTATGCCATCGTGGCGACGATCTTTGCCGAATACGCCGGGGCGCGCCGGGGCTTGGGGATCTACATCCTAACCGCCAAGAACAGTTTCCGCGCAGACCTCGTGTTGTCCGCCGTGCTCGTCTCGGCCTTGCTGACGCTTACCCTGCTCGCGCTGATCCAGCTTGTCGATCGCCTGACCAACCGCCGTTTCCGGAGGACGGGCCGTGCTTGAGGTCGAGAGGCTGAACATCGGCACACGGGACGCGCTGTTCGTCGAGAACCTGTCGATCGAGCTGGCGCGCGGTCGGCTCACCTGTCTCATCGGGCCGTCGGGCTGCGGCAAAAGCTCGGTCATCAAGTGGCTGTCGGGCGTACTCGCGCCGGAACTGCGCGCAACGGGGTGCGCCCGGTTCGATGGACACGAGATCGCGCTGCCGCATCCGGGCATTGCCTATCAACCGCAGGGAGATTCGCTGTTTCCGTGGCTCACGGTGTTCGAAAACGCGACGCTCGGGCTTGAGATCAGAGGCGAAGCGGATGCCGCTGCACGGGACAGGGTGCGCGGCCTGTTTCCGATCTTCGGCCTTCAGGGCAACGAAGACAAGTTTCCCGACCAGTTGTCGGGCGGGATGCGACAGCGGGCCGCATTCATGCGCACCATGGTGCAGGGCGCGCGGGTTCTGTTGCTGGACGAACCCTTTTCCGCCCTCGATGCCGTGACGCGGCTGAAGATGCAGGATTGGCTTGCCGACCGGCTCGAAGCCGATCCGCGCGCCGTCCTTTTGGTCACCCACGACCTGTTCGAGGCGACCCAGATCGCCGACCGGGTGCTGGTCATGGGCCAGCACCCCGCCCGGATCATCGCCGACATTCCCCTCACCATCCCCCGCGCCGCACGGACCGAAGCCAGCTTGGCCGGCATCCGTTCGACGCTCAAATCCATGCTTCTGGAGGACTCAAGATGAAACTCGCCCCCCTTGCCCTTGCCACATGGCTTGCCGCTCCGATGGCCCTTGCCGAAGATATCAGCATCGCGCTGGACTGGACGCTGAACACCAACCACGTCGGCCTGATCGTGGCGCAGGAGAAAGGCTGGTACGCCGACGCGGGCCTGGACGTCGAAATCCTGCCCTATACCGACAGCGCCTCTACCGCGCTGCTGGCTGCCGGAGCGGTGGATTTCGCCTACATGACCGCGCTCGGTTTCATGACGGCCAAGGCCGGTGGTGCGGAGATCATCGCGCTGTGGGCCACGATGCAGCGCGAAGCCGGCCGGCTCGTCTACAACACCTCGAACGCCGCGATTTCCCGACCGGCGGACCTGCAGGGAAAGGTCTACGCCGGTTTCGGCACCGCGTGGGAGGCGGCCCTGATCTCGACCATGATCGAGAACGACGGCGGCGTGGCCGATTACGAGACGGTGACGCTCGGCACCGGCGCCTACGAGGCGCTGGCCAACGGCGCGGTCGATTTCACGCTGGAGGTCGCGACCTGGGAAGGGGTGAACAGCGAATTGCTGGGCCGGGAACAATCCCATTTCGAATACAGCGACTACGGCGTGCCCGAACCGCAGGGCGGCTACATCGGCACGCTGACATCGACGCTGCAAGCCGATCCCGAGACGGTGGAAGCGTTCATGGAGGCCACGCGGAAGGGATACGTCTGGGCGGCGGCACACCCCGACGAGGCGGCCGAAATGCTCATCGCCGCCGGCGACTTTCCGAACGAGGACCTGGTGCGCGGGTCCATGCGCGTGATCGCGGCGGGAGGCTATCTGGACAACGGGAAAACGCCCGTCGGCATGATTGATCCGGACCGGCTCGCGACGATGGCGAAGTTCCTCTACGATTCCGGCGTCCTGCGCGGCGCAGACGGCTCATCGCTCGCCTGGCCCGGGGACGTGTCCGGCTGGTTCGATCAGGGATGGCGCGAGGACTGAAACCTCACCGAACCCTTGCTCATTGCCGCGAGGCCGCTTGCCGGATTTGCCCATCGAACACGCCACCGGCAATATCTAGACATGCCTGTCCAGAATCGCTAGCCTTCCCCCAGTGATGCAGGGAGGGTCAGCCATGAACAGCCACTACAGAGTTGTCGTGATCGGAGGTGGGGTGGTCGGTGCCTCGGTGCTTTATCACCTGGCAAAGTTCGGCTGGACCGATGTCTGCCTGCTGGAACGTTCGGTCCTGACGGCGGGCAGCAGCTGGCATGCCGCCGGGGGATTCCACGCGCTGAACGCAGACCCCAACATGGCGGGATTGCAAGCCTACACCATCGACCTTCTGTCCGAGATCCAGGAGGAATCGGGTCAGGACATCGGGCTGCACATGACCGGGGGCCTGACGCTTGCCGGGACGCCCGACCGCTGGGAGTGGCTGCAATCGGCGTATCGCACATTCCAGTCCATCGGGATCGAGGACTGCCGCCTCGTGACCCCCGAGGAAGCGGGCGAACTCAATCCGATCATGTCCACGGACGGTATCCTGGGGGGCATGTGGGCCGACCGCGAAGGCTACCTCGATACCACCGGCACCGTCCATGCCTATGCAAAGGCCGCGCGCAAGCGGGGCGCTGAAGTCTTCGAGCACACCAAGGTCGAGGCGTTGGAACAGACGGCGGACGGCTGGAAGGTGATGACCGACAAGGGCACGATCACCTGCGAACATGTGGTCAACGCCGCAGGTCTCTGGGCCAAGCAGGTGGGCCGCATGGCGGGGATCGAACTGCCGGTTTCTCCACTCAAGCACCACTACCTGATCTCCGACACGATCCCGCAACTCGAGACGCTGGATTTCGAGGTGCCGATGACCGTCGACCTCGAAGGGTTCACCTACCTGCGTCAGGACCAGAAGGGCGTGCTGCTGGGTATCTACGAGATCCAGCACGAACACTGGGCCATGGACGGCGCGCCATGGGACTACGGGATGGAACTGTTTCAGGAACAGACCGACCGGATCGAGAACGAGCTGACGCTGGGTTTCGAGCGCTACCCCGCGCTGCAGGAGGTCGGCGTCAAGACATGGGTCAACGGTGCCTTCACCTTTTCCCCTGACGGCAACCCGCTGGTCGGTCCGGTGCGCGGCAAGCGCGGCTACTGGAGCGCCTGCGCGGTGATGGCGGGCTTCCTGCAAGGGGGCGGCGTTGGCAAGACGCTGGCCGAATGGATGATCCACGGCGAACCCGATGCGGACGCATGGGCGATGGACGTGGCCCGCTACGGCGATTTCGCGCAGAACAAGCGGTTCATCAAGGAAACCACCGGACAATTCTATACCCGCCGTTTCGTGATGACCTATCCCAATGAACAACTGCCGGCAGGCAGGCCGCTCAAGATGGCGCCGGCACATGCGGACATGACGGCGGCCGGTTGCCGCTGGGGCGCCAGCTACGGGCTGGAAGTGCCGCTCTATTTCGCGCCGACGCCCGACTTCGAGGAAAAACCGTCGCTGAAGCGGTCGAACGCGCATGGCGTGGTGGCCGAGGAATGCCGCGCGGTGCGCGAGGCGGTCGGGCTTCTCGACATTTCCGGCTTCTCGCGTTTCGAGGTCACCGGGGACGGGGCAAGGGCATGGCTGGACAAGATGATGGCATCCAAACTTCCCGCTCCCGGTCGCGCGCGGCTTGCCCCGATGCTGTCCGAGACCGGCAAGCTGAAAGGCGATCTGACCGTCTTCAATTGGGGCACCCAGCCGGACGCGGATGGCCCGTGGTGGATCATGGGCAGCTATTACCTCCGCGAGTGGCACATGCGCTGGTTCGCGGATCACATGGACGAGGGCGTGACGCTGCGCGATGTCTCGGACGCGACGGTCGGATTTGCGCTGTCGGGACCACGATCGCGCGAGGTGCTCGAAAAACTGACCGACGGGCCGGTGGACCTGCCCTTCATGGGCTGCGGCACCTTCGACGTCGGGCTCTATCGCTGCAAGGTCGGGCGGCTGTCGGTTTCGGGCGAACTGGGCTATGAGATCCATTGCAACGCCGTCGACCACGCGGGCCTGCGACGCGCGCTGCTGAAGGCCGGAGAGGGGTTTGGCCTGCGCGAATACGGCTTCAATGCCCTGTTGAGCCTGCGGCTGGAGAAGAGCTTTGGCATCTGGTCGGCGGAATTCACCCAAGGGTACACGCCGGGGATGACCGGGATGGACCGCTGGATCGACTGGGATAAGGATTTCATCGGCAAGCAGGCCGCCCTGGCCGAGCGGGACCGCCCGTCGGACCGGGTGCTGGTGACGCTGGAGCTCGATGACGGGGATGCGGATGCCAGCGGCTATGAACCCGTCTGGCAGGGCGGCACCCTTGTCGGTTTCGTCACGTCAGGCGGCTTTGGCCACACGGTCGGAAAATCCCTCGCCATGGCGATGGTGAACCGCGATGCGGCGAAAACGGGCACCTCCCTGCACGTGCATGTCGTCGGGGCCGAACGCGCGGCGCGGGTGATCGCGCCCTCGCCCTACGATCCGCAGGGCAAGGAGATGCGCAAGTGACCGACACCGTGCAGGCCCAACCCCAGCGGCGCGGGCGCAAGCGCCGCGGCCTCGACACGCCGGCTTCCCGCCGCAAGGCCGACTATCGCCAGCTGCGCAACCCGTTTCCCGTCATGTCGGTGTTTTCCGACGACGAGGCGGCCGGCATGCACGAAACCGCGCTTCGCATGCTCGAAGAGCTGGGCATGAAGGTGCTTCTGCCCGAGGCCCGCCGGCTGTACGCTGCCGCCGGTGCGCGGGTCGAAGGCGAGATGGTCTTCATCGGGCGCGAGATCGTCGAGGCGGCGCTGGCAACCGCACCGCGATCCATCCTGTGCCGCGCGGGCGATCCTTCGCGGAACCTGACGCTTGAGCTTGGTGCGCTTGCCTTCCAGCCGGGCGCAGGAGCGCCGCACGCCACCGATCTGAAGCGCGGGCGACGCCCCGCATCGGCCCGCGATTTCACCGAGTTCACCCGCCTTTCGCATCACTTCGATGTCCTTCAGATGATGAGCCCCTCGGTCGAGCCGCAGGACGTGCCGACCAACCTGCGCCATTACTTCACGATGCTTTGCCAGATGGAGAACACCGACAAGTTCCCGTTCATCTTTGCGCGTGGCACGCCGCAGACCCACGACACTTTCGAAATGCTCAGGATCGCGCGCGGCCTGTCCGAGGCGGAATTCGCCGCCGGTGTCCATGCCTACACGATCATCAACACCAATTCGCCGCGCTGCCTGGACATCCCGATGGCACAGGGGCTGATCGACTTTGCCCGGGGCGGCCAGATGTCCATCGTCACGCCCTTCACGCTGATGGGGGCAATGGCGCCGATCACCGTGGCGGGCGCCATCACGCTGAGCCATGCCGAATGTCTGGCCGCCATCACGCTCACGCAGATTGCGAAACCGGGCGCGCCGGTGTGCTACGGCACCTTCACGTCGAATGTCGACATGAAGAGCGGCGCACCCGCCTTCGGCACGTCCTCGCACTTTCAGGCCTCCCTCGCGGCGGGGCAGATGGCCCGGATGCTGGGCCTGCCCTGGCGGTCGGCGGCGGGCTCGGCGTCGAACATCAACGATGTGCAGGCGGCGAACGAGAACCAGCTGGGTTTGTGGGGATGCCTGCTGGCCGGGGCGACGGTCATCATCCATTCCGCCGGCTGGCTGGAAGGCGGCCTCTCGGTAAGCTATGAAAAGCTCGTGACGGATGTAGAAGTACTCAACATGGTGGCCGAACTCTGTGCAGGGGCCAAGGCCGGACCGGACCAGATCGGCTTTGCCGATGCCCTGTCGCAGGTCGCGCCCACGGGCCATTTCTTTGCCGCACCGCATACGATGGAGCGTTACACGACGGAGTTCTATCAGCCGATGGTGCATGACTACGCGAACTTCGGCACCTGGACAGAACGCGGCGCGCTCGATGCGTCTTGCCGGGCCACCGCTGTCTGGGAAGCCATCCTGTCAGCCGATCCGCAGCCCTTCACGCCGCCCGACAGGCTGGAGACGCTGCGCGCCTTCATCGACAAACGCAGCGCGCAGGGCGGCGCGCCGCCGGAGAGCTGACGCATGAACGACGGTACCCCCCTGCTGCACCGGGACGACCCCAGCCGCGATCCGCTTGGCGGACACGTCAAGGTCACCCGCGAAGACTGGCTCGCACAGGCGCGGGACACGCTGGTCCGCGATGGCGTGGCGCAGGTCAAGGTGCTGGCACTGGCATCGCGCATGGAGGTCTCGCGTTCCAGTTTCTACTGGTACTTCCGGAACCGCGATGACCTGCTGCAGGCGCTGCTGGAGGAATGGGAAGCCCGCAACACGGCGTCGATCGCCACGCAATGCGCCCGGCCCGCCTCCAACATCACCGAAGGGGTCTGCAATTTCTTTCTGTGTTTCGTGGACGGGGCCCGGTTCGACAGCGGGCTCGACTTCGCCGTGCGCGAATGGGCCCGGCGGGACGAGGTCCTGCGCGCCCGCGTGGATGCCGCGGACGCCGCGCGCCTGAAGGCCGTCACCGCGATGTTCGCGGCACACGGCTTCGACCCGCGCGAGGCGGATGCGAGGGCGCGGATTCTCTATTTCATGCAACTTGGCTATCACGCGCTTGACGTGCGCGAACCCATCGCGGAGCGGCTGGACCGCATCGGTCCCTACCTCAAGGGCTTCACCGGTCAGGAGCCGGACGCAATGGCGATGCGCCGCTTTCTCGATACCGTGGATTCCCTGGGGATCGCATGATGCGGTACTCCGGCTTCACGCTTTTCCGGCAGGGCCTGTCCGGGCATCGCGGGTGGCAGCCCGCCTGGGACAAGGCAACGCCGAAACCGGCCTACGATGCCGTCATCGTGGGCGGGGGCGGGCACGGTCTGGCCACCGCGTACTACCTTGCAAAGGTTCATGGATTGCGGCGCGTGGCCGTTCTGGAGAAGGGCTGGATCGGCGGCGGCAACACGGGCAGGAACACCACCGTCATCCGATCGAACTACTTCTATCCGGAAAGCGTCGCGCTGTATGACTTCGCATTGCGGCTCTACGAGGGTCTGTCGAAGGAGCTGAACTACAATATCATGCTCTCGCAGCGCGGGATGCTGATCGCCGCGCACACGCCGATGCAGATGGAAATCTGCACCCGGATCGCCAACGCGATGCAGCTGAACGGGGTCGATGGCACCCTCATGAGCGGCGCGGAAGCCCGAGAGCGGCTGCCGCTGCTGAACCAGACCGCGGACGCGAGGTTTGCCTGTCTCGGCGGGGTGTGGCAGGGCCGCGCGGGGGTCGCCCGGCATGACGCGGTGGCCTGGGGCTATGCCCGTGCCGCCAGCGCCCTCGGTGTCGACATCATCGAGAACTGCACCGTGACCGGTCTGGACATCAGGGGCGGCCGCATCGCCGGGGTGGAGACGACCCTCGGCCCGATCAGGAACGACCGGCTGGGCATCGCGGCCGCAGGCGCCACGCCCGGCCTCGCGGCGCTGGCCGGCGTCCGCCTGCCGATCCACACCTACGCGTTGCAGGCCTTCGTGTCGGAGCCGGTGAAACCGATGCTCGACACGGTGCTGCTGTACCTCGGCACGGGCACCTACTTGAGCCAGTCCGACAAGGGCGAGCTGGTCTTCGGCGGCGGATTGGACCGGGTGCCCACTCATGGCCAGCGCGGCAACCTGCCAAGTCAGGAAACCATCACGTCGGGCCTGCTGGAAATGTTTCCCGCCTTCGGGCAGCTCAAGCTGTTGCGACAATGGGCCGGAGTGGTCGACGTGGTGCCCGACAGTTCGCCGGTTATCGGGCCGGTGGGACCGGAAGGATTGTTCATCAATTGCGGCTGGGGCACGGGCGGTTTCAAGGCCATTCCCGCAGGGGGCTGGCTGCTGGCCCACCTGCTGGCCACCGGCACGCACCACGAGATCAGCCGCCCCTTCGATCTGGACCGTTTCGCGCGGGGTCGCCTGATCGACGAGGCGGCAGGCTCCGGCATCGCGCACTGAGGAGTCGACATGCAACGCTTCACCTGCCCTTTCTGCGGGCCCCGAGACGAGACGGAATTCCACTTTGCCGCGGAGGCCGCCAAGGTACGCCCCGAACCGGCGCCCGAGGTGACCGATGCCGCCTGGGCCGATCATCTCTACGGCACCGATGCGCCAAAGGGCCACGCGCGCGAGGTCTGGGTACACCTGACTTGCGGAGAGTTCTTCGTGATGACCCGGAATACCGTGACG is a genomic window of Sulfitobacter alexandrii containing:
- a CDS encoding ABC transporter ATP-binding protein, with protein sequence MTHLEASALDAGYGERRILSDLSLTVPAGAITAIVGANACGKSTLLRSLARLLRPSSGQVILDGRSVWQIPGRELARKLGLLPQSPIAPDGLTVADLVGHGRYPHQRMFSRWRQEDDRAVADALDATSTANLADRDIDTLSGGQRQRVWIAMALAQETDVLLLDEPTTFLDIAHQVEVLDLLVDLNRRRGTTIAMVLHDLNLAARYADHLVALRNGRVHVAGKPERVLTEAMVAEVFGIRSRVMEDPTSGRPMMLPLGRHGERLAPSRGEESA
- a CDS encoding siderophore-interacting protein; translated protein: MTFPAVTSATFMGPLPADLPARVCSRAREADIDTARSGNTITLELSHARARLEPSPDGLRVELAATDVNTLQSIRDFLLHLMDHVAPGAALSRGWSDGTTRRRRPANFCTATLRGVRRIAPRFLRVEMACADTARLAAGRGMHFALLLPPAGRVPVWPMLDASGRTVMPGGDDTLHRAPYTFVDLDAASGTFSFDVFEHDGGRTTTWARTAKPGAVVGLSGPGSGDFPPGRNVLMAGDETALPAIRRILAESPAERQGTVILEVGTEQDITPLPRPEGVALSWLVRARGETLWDKLSLADPPVGPDRFVWIAAEKELIRKAKARFCGDLGVGRAEGYFAYYWER
- a CDS encoding ABC transporter ATP-binding protein, whose amino-acid sequence is MLSNFFDYYRPWKKLFWLDFGCAVVSGLLELAFPLAIKGFIDVLLPRGDLGMTLLAAVGLLFIYLLNAVLMTVVIYWGHMLGINIETEMRRRAFAHLQRLSFSFFDKVRTGKLVARVTRDLEEIGEVAHHGPEDLFIAVMTFVGAFALMLTINVELALITAVIVPVCVAIVTVYGGRMTRTWRSIYSRVADFNVRLEENIGGIRVVQAFANEDHEATLFARDNSGYRKTKLAAYKLMAGSSALNYMGMRLIQVVVMVAGAAFVLQGALTTGGFVAFLLLVTVFFRPLDKIAAVIETYPKGIAGFRRYLDLMATEPDVADSPGATVAPAFRGEVRFENIQFDYGAGRPILKDISLAVGAGEKMAFVGQSGAGKTTLLALVPRFYDPREGRITIDGIDVRGLTLNSLRGQIGIVSQDVFLFGGTLRENIAYGRLDATEADILKAAEQAQLAQMIADLPEGLDTVVGERGVSLSGGQKQRVAIARIFLKNPPILILDEATSALDTQTEHQIQTALDALSRDRTTLIIAHRLDTIRNADRIAVMHEGRIVETGSHEQLSNGVGHYARLARR
- a CDS encoding YkoF family thiamine/hydroxymethylpyrimidine-binding protein, which translates into the protein MFIGAQVSLYPMTSDFVDVITSGLEALSPYRSDLKIETDDMSTLMVGAPETLFGAIRDLFAASARRPEHVTMHVTLSRGCPGEADDPACRCEVLEKAQDESLEERKIKAAAAVRSAPETGVDIDLQFSLYVMGSGNHMEEIYGCIDFLRSSGCFHKTKNFCTRLRGDAGAVFETLRQAFLRFGPAEGHVTIDMTASANSPSLT
- a CDS encoding ABC transporter permease gives rise to the protein MVVLRHIFPAGVLAVAFFGGWEGYVAFAGLSPLVLPAPSDVLNGLVVDRAAIFRHAAATIGVAAVGFSLSVMIAALVSGVFHFVDWLRRGAMPLLIASQTVPIVALAPLMVLWFGFGLLPKVLLVILVTFFPMVVSLMAGYATLPRAYGDQLRSMGASRWQVFRRAALPSARGHFFAGLRISATYAIVATIFAEYAGARRGLGIYILTAKNSFRADLVLSAVLVSALLTLTLLALIQLVDRLTNRRFRRTGRA
- a CDS encoding ABC transporter ATP-binding protein; translation: MLEVERLNIGTRDALFVENLSIELARGRLTCLIGPSGCGKSSVIKWLSGVLAPELRATGCARFDGHEIALPHPGIAYQPQGDSLFPWLTVFENATLGLEIRGEADAAARDRVRGLFPIFGLQGNEDKFPDQLSGGMRQRAAFMRTMVQGARVLLLDEPFSALDAVTRLKMQDWLADRLEADPRAVLLVTHDLFEATQIADRVLVMGQHPARIIADIPLTIPRAARTEASLAGIRSTLKSMLLEDSR
- a CDS encoding ABC transporter substrate-binding protein — protein: MKLAPLALATWLAAPMALAEDISIALDWTLNTNHVGLIVAQEKGWYADAGLDVEILPYTDSASTALLAAGAVDFAYMTALGFMTAKAGGAEIIALWATMQREAGRLVYNTSNAAISRPADLQGKVYAGFGTAWEAALISTMIENDGGVADYETVTLGTGAYEALANGAVDFTLEVATWEGVNSELLGREQSHFEYSDYGVPEPQGGYIGTLTSTLQADPETVEAFMEATRKGYVWAAAHPDEAAEMLIAAGDFPNEDLVRGSMRVIAAGGYLDNGKTPVGMIDPDRLATMAKFLYDSGVLRGADGSSLAWPGDVSGWFDQGWRED